From Spirosoma aerolatum, one genomic window encodes:
- a CDS encoding carboxypeptidase-like regulatory domain-containing protein — translation MRNWYLIVWLTALLFLGSFRLAHGQPTAILIGAVVDATTGKPMPFANVYINGSTRGAVTDEKGTYTLTGIPPGTVEIVASFVGYQSDKRTVRFDNTSPQTANFRLKANEQTLDAVTVKGNPKNRERQLRQFKKLLFGEPFGGQCLLVNSDVLRFKEDKDHLYATASEPLIIDNQALGYRLIYDLQQFDGTTSGEAYYGGTARFDELKPENERQASRFQRNRLTAYKGSIRHLMASLTDNTFKEAGFLVYQEDVTKMVSLEQRSITLSAAINDYKRLVPIQTTTLIQPGRLSTERRLVSPMKLIVFYTNANSGFSPYPDARYAYTEMRLPKGQLQMTVDGVITMPEGMEVKGSMGNDRLSTMLPADWKPGEMAKETLSTEPLAIKGKLAPSDTRMERIAAAFSERFRLLAPTVFVHIDKPFYATGDQLWMSTYLLDAASNQRASGETAIHVDLLSSAGKLVQHQWVRIIDGRGEGNFRLSDTLLTGTYRLRAYTDEDDAQQRPAFERSVAVYNLLRPNASIRSDSTPQQADVQILPEGGRWISGLPARLGVKIVQPNGHGLPIAGRIVDDLGAEVVRFKTNRQGMTSVAMEPKPQRIYYADVTYNNQPQRVPLPRPETEGILLSADAISDTTRLALTLQSTNRAALDSVYILIQQHGRVVDSRKILLQNGVAKVSLPMMTWLPGLAQITLYDASAKPQAERLVFVPEFTTPVRVLMAFNKKRYQPREQAILSINLSHNGSSSQAALSASITDAGQVPDDTANATLSAHLLLTGELRGRIENPNSYVVNHSAETRRALDDLLLTQGWRRIRGTPEADSLGGISFRGRILTVKKEPIPGAQITIMATAPRQSFVKSTVADEQGRFRLAGMAIADTVQLLTKIADRKQHTLSAKEAFLVQERPGNLWEHRTLTDAPNWSTMKAQLEAARIRQEANTDFYRDKMAKELNEVTVRAQKSDKRPEDIQQRSLHTEADAVIVVDEKSPAYQNLYEMIQGRLTGVTIKRIGAAVARAYTVSIRGTTSFSMGSQPLYLMDGLPIEDPDGTALLFFSPSDIERIELLKSASTTGTYGARGGNGVIAFYTKSARSMQGNVKPNEGMRSIQFIGYPSVQREFYIPRYDAEAPTGLLSGPVDHRDVLYWKPLMQTDSQGHSQLRFPLSDVVRTLRVMIQGVTADGRPVLGVQLIQVQ, via the coding sequence ATGCGGAACTGGTACCTCATCGTCTGGCTAACTGCCCTTCTATTTTTAGGATCGTTCCGGCTAGCTCATGGTCAACCGACGGCCATCCTCATCGGAGCCGTAGTAGATGCCACCACGGGGAAACCCATGCCGTTTGCCAACGTCTATATCAATGGCTCAACGCGGGGAGCTGTTACCGACGAAAAAGGGACCTATACCCTTACTGGAATTCCCCCTGGTACGGTTGAGATTGTTGCTTCGTTTGTTGGTTATCAGTCTGATAAACGCACCGTCCGATTTGATAATACGTCTCCGCAAACAGCCAATTTCCGGCTGAAAGCCAATGAGCAAACGTTAGATGCTGTAACCGTAAAAGGCAATCCGAAGAACAGAGAGCGGCAGTTACGCCAGTTTAAAAAGCTACTTTTTGGCGAGCCGTTTGGCGGGCAATGTCTGCTTGTAAACAGCGATGTTCTCCGTTTTAAAGAAGATAAAGATCATCTATATGCAACCGCTTCTGAACCTTTGATTATCGACAATCAGGCGCTAGGTTATCGACTAATTTATGATCTGCAACAGTTTGACGGCACTACGTCAGGAGAAGCCTATTATGGGGGTACAGCCCGTTTTGACGAATTAAAACCCGAGAACGAACGGCAAGCCAGCCGCTTCCAGCGGAATCGGCTGACCGCTTACAAAGGATCTATTCGGCATTTAATGGCTAGCCTGACGGATAATACGTTCAAAGAGGCCGGTTTTCTGGTCTATCAGGAGGATGTTACCAAAATGGTATCTCTGGAACAGCGGTCAATTACCCTCTCGGCTGCGATCAACGATTACAAGCGGCTGGTACCCATTCAGACTACCACATTAATTCAACCCGGCCGGTTATCGACCGAACGACGATTGGTTTCACCAATGAAGCTAATTGTATTCTACACGAATGCAAATTCGGGTTTCTCACCTTATCCTGATGCTCGTTACGCCTACACGGAAATGAGGCTACCCAAAGGTCAGTTGCAAATGACGGTCGATGGGGTTATTACCATGCCTGAAGGAATGGAAGTCAAAGGCTCGATGGGGAATGACCGGCTATCGACCATGCTACCCGCCGATTGGAAACCCGGCGAAATGGCGAAAGAGACGCTTTCGACCGAACCATTGGCTATAAAAGGTAAACTCGCTCCATCCGACACTCGTATGGAGCGTATCGCAGCGGCTTTCAGTGAGCGATTCAGGCTGCTGGCGCCTACCGTGTTTGTTCACATCGATAAGCCTTTTTACGCCACGGGCGATCAGCTTTGGATGAGTACATATTTACTCGACGCGGCTAGCAACCAGCGAGCCAGTGGCGAAACGGCTATTCATGTTGATCTACTTTCGTCAGCAGGCAAGCTTGTGCAACACCAGTGGGTACGTATCATTGACGGACGCGGTGAAGGCAATTTTCGCCTGTCGGATACGCTCCTAACAGGAACGTATCGCTTACGTGCTTATACCGATGAAGACGACGCCCAGCAACGGCCTGCGTTCGAGCGGTCTGTAGCCGTCTATAATCTGCTTCGGCCCAACGCATCCATACGCAGTGATTCGACCCCTCAACAGGCTGATGTTCAGATTCTTCCGGAAGGTGGTCGCTGGATTTCGGGATTGCCAGCGCGGCTAGGCGTAAAAATTGTTCAGCCCAATGGTCATGGATTACCCATAGCAGGGCGTATTGTCGATGATTTAGGGGCTGAGGTTGTTCGTTTTAAGACCAATCGGCAAGGTATGACCAGTGTGGCGATGGAGCCAAAGCCGCAACGGATCTATTACGCTGATGTAACGTATAACAACCAGCCCCAACGCGTTCCGTTACCCAGGCCCGAAACGGAAGGGATACTACTTTCCGCCGATGCGATCAGCGATACAACCCGTCTGGCGTTGACCCTACAAAGTACTAACCGGGCCGCTCTCGACTCCGTGTATATCCTGATTCAGCAACATGGCCGTGTGGTCGATAGTCGAAAAATTCTTCTGCAAAATGGCGTAGCAAAGGTAAGTTTACCCATGATGACCTGGTTGCCGGGCCTGGCGCAAATCACCCTGTACGATGCCAGCGCCAAACCGCAAGCCGAGCGACTAGTTTTTGTCCCCGAATTTACTACGCCAGTACGGGTGCTAATGGCTTTTAACAAAAAGCGGTATCAGCCACGCGAGCAGGCCATCCTGAGCATCAATCTGAGCCATAACGGATCATCGTCTCAGGCCGCTTTATCGGCATCGATTACCGATGCAGGCCAAGTGCCTGATGATACCGCCAACGCTACGTTGTCGGCGCACTTGTTGCTAACGGGAGAACTTCGGGGCCGTATCGAAAACCCCAATAGCTACGTTGTAAATCACTCAGCCGAAACCCGTCGAGCGCTGGACGACCTGCTGCTGACGCAGGGCTGGCGACGGATTAGGGGCACGCCCGAAGCGGATTCGCTTGGTGGTATATCCTTCAGAGGTCGTATTTTGACTGTTAAAAAAGAGCCAATACCCGGCGCCCAGATCACCATAATGGCGACAGCCCCCCGGCAATCGTTTGTTAAATCAACAGTAGCTGATGAGCAGGGGCGTTTCCGGCTGGCGGGGATGGCAATTGCCGATACGGTACAATTACTAACGAAAATCGCTGATCGTAAGCAGCATACCCTTTCAGCTAAAGAAGCCTTTCTGGTTCAGGAAAGACCTGGCAACCTATGGGAGCACCGTACGCTAACCGATGCGCCAAACTGGTCGACGATGAAAGCGCAACTGGAAGCAGCTCGAATTCGGCAGGAAGCAAATACCGATTTCTACCGCGATAAAATGGCGAAAGAGCTGAACGAAGTGACCGTGCGAGCGCAAAAATCCGATAAAAGACCCGAGGATATTCAACAGCGTAGCTTGCACACTGAGGCCGATGCCGTTATTGTGGTCGATGAGAAATCGCCAGCCTACCAGAATCTATATGAAATGATCCAGGGGCGATTAACGGGCGTGACCATCAAACGGATAGGAGCTGCTGTAGCGCGTGCCTATACTGTATCGATACGCGGAACGACTAGTTTTAGTATGGGTTCACAGCCCTTGTATTTGATGGATGGCCTGCCCATTGAGGACCCCGATGGAACTGCTTTGCTTTTCTTTAGCCCAAGTGATATTGAACGCATTGAACTACTGAAAAGTGCAAGTACAACTGGTACATACGGCGCTCGGGGCGGAAACGGAGTTATTGCTTTTTACACGAAAAGCGCACGATCTATGCAGGGCAACGTAAAACCCAACGAGGGGATGAGATCGATTCAATTCATTGGTTATCCATCCGTGCAGCGCGAATTTTATATACCCCGCTACGATGCGGAGGCCCCAACCGGTCTCCTTTCTGGCCCCGTCGATCACCGGGATGTACTGTACTGGAAACCACTCATGCAAACCGATAGCCAGGGGCATAGCCAACTCCGTTTCCCACTGTCGGACGTTGTGCGAACCTTGCGCGTGATGATCCAGGGTGTTACGGCCGATGGTCGCCCGGTACTGGGCGTTCAGTTAATTCAGGTTCAATAG
- a CDS encoding DUF3891 family protein, translated as MIVTSKDFGWEVIHQQAHGLLAFQLALHWVPDKRPINWAETLVALTEHDDGQDTWEGRHHLTQAGAPLDFTIQQYSVAQAHRMVEIALEKSRWNALMVSMHASFLYEPLRKEQSELKEFLDQQRKNQRDWLRMMKATTDDAQYAYAFLQWCDAFSLLLCQDKIPVDGRRLEISRGPDEVPYFVAKAPDNSLCVDPWPFDVDSFVVGVEAFQLNQLAFKNDKALYDAIQQADILRHEWRISNKKD; from the coding sequence ATGATTGTTACCAGTAAAGATTTTGGATGGGAGGTGATCCATCAGCAGGCGCATGGCTTGCTAGCCTTTCAATTGGCCCTGCATTGGGTACCCGATAAACGACCTATTAACTGGGCAGAGACCCTGGTGGCCCTTACGGAACACGACGACGGACAGGATACATGGGAGGGACGCCACCATCTTACACAGGCGGGTGCCCCTCTGGACTTTACTATACAGCAATACTCAGTAGCGCAGGCCCACCGAATGGTAGAGATCGCTCTGGAGAAGAGTCGCTGGAACGCCCTGATGGTATCTATGCACGCTTCGTTTCTGTATGAGCCTCTTCGGAAAGAGCAGTCGGAACTGAAGGAGTTTCTGGATCAGCAGCGTAAAAATCAGCGGGATTGGTTGCGTATGATGAAAGCGACAACGGACGACGCACAGTATGCTTATGCGTTTTTGCAATGGTGCGATGCCTTTTCCTTGCTCTTATGCCAGGATAAAATACCTGTTGATGGTCGACGGTTGGAAATTAGCCGGGGGCCAGACGAGGTACCGTATTTTGTTGCCAAAGCGCCCGATAACTCGTTATGCGTCGATCCCTGGCCCTTTGACGTGGACTCCTTTGTGGTAGGCGTTGAAGCCTTTCAGTTGAACCAATTAGCCTTTAAAAATGATAAGGCGTTATATGATGCGATTCAACAGGCTGATATTCTTCGCCATGAGTGGCGGATCAGTAACAAAAAGGACTAA
- a CDS encoding FAD/NAD(P)-binding protein, whose amino-acid sequence MPSITHRLHIAILGGGPSALFVYKRLVESRRTDLQIDIFERSSQLGAGMPYSKAGACSEHVTNVSGNEIPELVTSLPEWIKSQPIDQLKPFQLDPSTISPYRVVPRLLFGQYLSAQFDLLQQQALVRGVDTRVHLNCPVIDIRDEPDRQQTWVQTTDQHWHCFDKVIICTGHYWPIRHEGKVPHYFDSPYPPTKLAHTFNHPVAIRGASLTAIDAIRTLARHNGHFEADATDRLTYHRAETSPDFKLVLHSREGLLPAIRFHLEEPLISQDDQLSPALIAANRQQNQGFLSLDFVFEKAFKDAFRQKDPAFYARIRNLNLEAFVEQVMAMREQQDPFVLFANEYQQAEQSIHQRQSIYWKEMLAVLSYALNYPAKYFSAEDMQRLKTVLMPLISIVIAFVPQSSARELLALYEAGLLTLISVGADSEVIANPQGGATYQYLDAENQPQSVYYHTFVDCIGQPHLAFEEFPFKSLLTGKTISPARLQYQSDGQGRAACQQGQEGVELSTDGKYYLKVPGLAINDDFQVIDQQGQPNPRLYIMAVPHIGGYNPDYSGLDFAEAASDRICHRLLTDNPKA is encoded by the coding sequence ATGCCATCCATAACACACCGATTGCACATTGCCATTCTGGGGGGAGGGCCCAGTGCTTTGTTTGTTTACAAACGACTAGTTGAATCTCGGCGGACCGATTTACAGATTGACATCTTTGAACGATCGAGCCAGTTGGGAGCCGGGATGCCTTACAGTAAAGCCGGGGCTTGCTCAGAGCATGTAACGAATGTTTCGGGTAATGAAATTCCAGAGCTGGTAACCTCCTTGCCAGAATGGATAAAAAGCCAGCCGATTGACCAATTGAAGCCATTTCAACTGGATCCTTCTACGATCAGCCCTTACCGTGTAGTTCCTCGTTTACTCTTTGGTCAATATCTGTCTGCCCAGTTTGATTTACTGCAACAGCAGGCCTTAGTGCGTGGAGTCGATACCCGGGTCCACCTCAACTGCCCGGTGATTGACATTCGCGATGAGCCAGACCGTCAGCAAACCTGGGTGCAAACCACGGACCAACACTGGCACTGCTTCGATAAGGTGATTATCTGTACGGGCCATTACTGGCCGATCCGCCACGAAGGGAAGGTGCCGCACTACTTCGATTCGCCTTACCCACCCACCAAACTGGCTCATACGTTCAATCATCCCGTTGCTATTCGGGGCGCATCGCTGACCGCCATCGACGCCATACGCACATTGGCGCGTCATAATGGCCATTTCGAGGCAGATGCTACGGATCGACTTACTTATCATCGAGCTGAAACATCTCCTGATTTCAAACTGGTATTGCATTCGCGCGAGGGCCTGCTACCCGCCATTCGGTTTCATCTGGAAGAGCCGCTCATTTCGCAGGATGATCAGCTAAGTCCGGCGCTAATTGCAGCCAATCGGCAACAAAATCAAGGATTTTTGTCACTGGATTTCGTTTTCGAAAAAGCGTTTAAAGACGCTTTCCGGCAGAAAGATCCTGCCTTTTATGCGCGCATTCGCAACCTGAACCTAGAGGCTTTCGTTGAACAGGTGATGGCCATGCGGGAACAACAGGATCCATTTGTCCTTTTTGCCAACGAATATCAGCAGGCTGAACAGTCTATTCATCAACGGCAATCCATCTACTGGAAAGAAATGCTGGCGGTATTGAGTTATGCCTTGAATTACCCCGCTAAATACTTTTCAGCGGAGGATATGCAGCGGTTAAAAACGGTGCTGATGCCGTTGATTTCTATAGTCATCGCTTTTGTTCCGCAGAGCTCAGCCCGAGAGCTATTGGCTTTGTATGAAGCCGGGTTACTGACACTCATATCCGTTGGTGCTGATAGTGAGGTGATTGCCAATCCGCAGGGTGGAGCAACCTATCAGTACCTGGATGCGGAAAACCAGCCTCAGTCGGTGTACTATCATACATTCGTGGATTGTATCGGTCAACCGCATCTGGCTTTTGAGGAATTTCCGTTCAAGAGCTTACTGACTGGTAAAACGATTAGCCCGGCCCGCTTACAGTATCAATCGGATGGGCAGGGTCGTGCTGCCTGCCAGCAAGGTCAGGAAGGAGTAGAGCTGTCTACCGATGGGAAGTATTATCTGAAAGTGCCAGGTCTAGCCATCAACGATGACTTTCAGGTTATTGACCAGCAGGGACAGCCAAACCCGCGTTTATATATTATGGCCGTGCCGCACATCGGGGGCTATAATCCCGACTACTCGGGGCTTGATTTCGCGGAAGCGGCTTCGGATCGCATTTGCCATCGGTTGCTGACCGATAATCCGAAAGCCTGA
- a CDS encoding FKBP-type peptidyl-prolyl cis-trans isomerase gives MFRTLFTTAGIGLVSLCFLANCQSSNQAPCEPTPVMVMAPDQEVAQLKEFIESKQIKATADKRGFYYTIQNAGSGAKPTVCSNVSVNYEGHLTDGTRFDSGDDVRFGLNQLIVGWQEGIPLIAPGGRITLYLPPSLAYGDQQQGDIPAHSILVFQIDLLAIH, from the coding sequence ATGTTCAGAACCTTATTCACTACGGCTGGAATTGGGCTAGTCAGTCTATGTTTTCTAGCGAATTGTCAATCATCCAATCAGGCACCCTGTGAACCAACGCCAGTTATGGTGATGGCGCCTGACCAGGAAGTAGCTCAACTCAAAGAATTCATCGAATCGAAACAGATTAAGGCGACTGCCGATAAGCGGGGATTCTATTATACCATTCAGAACGCGGGTAGTGGCGCTAAACCCACTGTTTGCTCCAACGTCAGTGTCAATTACGAGGGACATTTAACGGATGGCACCCGTTTCGATAGTGGGGACGATGTTCGCTTTGGTCTTAATCAACTGATTGTAGGCTGGCAGGAAGGGATTCCGCTCATTGCACCGGGTGGCCGAATTACGCTGTATTTACCACCTTCGTTAGCGTATGGCGATCAGCAACAGGGAGATATTCCCGCCCATTCGATACTTGTCTTCCAGATTGATCTGCTGGCTATTCACTAA
- a CDS encoding glycoside hydrolase family 43 protein, protein MNRTQEIPMAMIKNLLLLLVSFSLVCYQSTAQPSQNGVPAQTTYSNPLSVQFGDPFVLHTKGKYYMYGTGAGANKGFVAYSSNNLVNWKREGQVYFHDNPQGWSDPDAKWGGAYWAPEVYEVKGKYYLFYSAQWKVNPTHEEENFRIGVAVADKPTGPFIDLANKPIFDPGYPIIDANVFFDTNGKAYLYYSRCCYKHPVESEVADLARQNGWFNQIEESWVYGVELKPDFSGVVGQPVLLLRPPVKLDDKQSEWESRSVTAREVNRRWTEGSVTFRKGNTYYMMYSANYFGGQHYAIGYATARSPLGPYKKAANNPIVAKNTPNGGSVTGTGHNSIAYSPDRKEMFCVYHARTSKTGDERVVFIDRMEVGQGIIKVLGPTTTPQKLPSSQ, encoded by the coding sequence ATGAATCGCACTCAGGAAATACCCATGGCCATGATAAAAAACCTGTTATTGCTTCTCGTTTCTTTTAGTCTGGTTTGCTACCAGTCAACAGCCCAGCCTTCGCAAAACGGAGTACCTGCTCAAACCACTTATTCAAATCCCTTATCGGTTCAATTTGGGGATCCGTTTGTTCTGCATACGAAGGGCAAGTACTACATGTACGGCACAGGCGCAGGGGCCAATAAGGGATTTGTTGCTTACTCGTCCAACAATCTGGTGAACTGGAAGCGAGAAGGGCAGGTCTATTTTCACGACAATCCTCAGGGCTGGAGCGATCCAGACGCGAAGTGGGGCGGTGCTTACTGGGCGCCGGAAGTCTACGAGGTAAAGGGGAAGTACTACCTCTTTTACAGTGCTCAATGGAAAGTCAATCCAACGCATGAGGAAGAAAACTTCCGGATTGGCGTAGCCGTAGCCGATAAACCAACTGGCCCCTTCATTGATCTGGCGAACAAACCCATTTTTGATCCAGGTTATCCAATCATTGATGCCAATGTTTTTTTCGACACCAATGGTAAAGCGTATCTATACTATTCGCGTTGTTGCTACAAACATCCGGTCGAGAGTGAAGTAGCCGATTTAGCCCGCCAAAATGGATGGTTCAACCAGATTGAAGAAAGCTGGGTATACGGTGTCGAACTCAAACCTGATTTTTCGGGCGTCGTTGGTCAGCCTGTTCTCTTGTTACGACCGCCGGTAAAGCTAGACGATAAGCAGTCGGAATGGGAAAGCCGCTCCGTAACGGCTCGCGAAGTAAACCGGCGCTGGACGGAAGGTTCGGTCACTTTCCGGAAAGGAAACACGTATTATATGATGTATTCGGCCAATTATTTTGGTGGTCAGCATTACGCCATTGGATATGCCACCGCCCGTTCACCGTTAGGTCCCTATAAAAAAGCAGCAAACAACCCAATCGTAGCAAAAAACACGCCCAACGGGGGCTCGGTTACGGGAACCGGGCATAATAGCATTGCTTACTCGCCCGATAGAAAAGAGATGTTTTGCGTTTATCACGCCAGGACATCGAAAACCGGCGACGAGCGGGTCGTTTTTATTGACCGGATGGAAGTGGGGCAAGGGATTATCAAGGTCTTAGGGCCGACAACTACACCACAAAAACTCCCTTCAAGTCAATAA
- a CDS encoding NADH dehydrogenase, whose protein sequence is MKRKIRQFLNEPLQAQIRDVQIQLRQAKEDNVATKLVTGAVLAKLARAAKSLREAEFKVFSQFGDDGIIQYLISHVKPRVDTFIEFGVEDYEEANTRFLLLNDNWKGLIIDGSAAFIDAIKASSFFWRYSLKAIASFVTAENINQLLVSSGLTGQIGLLSIDVDGNDYWIWKAITAVDADIVVIEYNSVFGVERAISVPYKPDFVREQAHYSYLYFGASLPALYNLALEKGYAFVGCNQAGNNAYFVKREKLNGIPELSVEEGYVYSRFRESRNQEGQMSFLDGIERSALLEGLPVVNTVTNKEEAF, encoded by the coding sequence ATGAAAAGAAAAATAAGGCAATTTCTCAACGAACCCTTACAGGCACAGATTCGCGACGTGCAAATCCAGCTTCGGCAAGCCAAGGAAGATAATGTGGCTACTAAACTGGTGACGGGGGCCGTATTAGCGAAACTAGCGCGAGCGGCTAAGTCCCTGAGGGAAGCCGAATTTAAAGTATTTTCCCAGTTTGGTGATGATGGTATTATTCAGTACTTAATCAGTCATGTTAAACCCCGTGTAGATACCTTTATTGAGTTTGGGGTTGAAGATTATGAGGAAGCGAATACCCGCTTTTTGTTACTGAATGATAATTGGAAGGGGCTGATTATCGATGGTTCAGCAGCCTTCATTGATGCGATTAAGGCAAGTTCATTTTTCTGGCGTTATAGCCTAAAAGCCATTGCGAGTTTTGTTACCGCTGAAAACATCAATCAATTGCTCGTTAGTAGTGGGCTTACTGGGCAGATCGGGTTGCTCAGTATTGATGTGGATGGCAATGATTACTGGATATGGAAAGCCATCACTGCAGTTGATGCCGATATTGTTGTTATTGAATACAATAGTGTGTTTGGGGTTGAGCGGGCGATTAGTGTTCCTTATAAACCTGATTTTGTGCGTGAGCAAGCGCATTACTCGTACTTATACTTCGGCGCTTCACTCCCTGCATTATATAACCTGGCTCTTGAAAAAGGGTATGCGTTTGTAGGCTGTAACCAGGCAGGGAACAATGCTTACTTTGTCAAGCGGGAGAAATTGAATGGTATCCCCGAACTGTCCGTTGAAGAGGGCTATGTGTATTCTCGTTTTCGGGAAAGCCGAAATCAGGAAGGGCAAATGTCTTTTCTGGATGGCATCGAGCGAAGCGCCCTGCTTGAAGGGCTTCCGGTTGTTAACACAGTAACGAATAAAGAAGAAGCTTTTTGA
- a CDS encoding T9SS type A sorting domain-containing protein — protein MKKVLVLMLSLVASTASFAHASTAPASASDTRVVMTNDHKIKLYVQPLQTKGQLAILDANGQAIYTSSVGLQKGLHQQFDVSNLSTGTYRLTLTTGGQTVSKTFVVQANPNESFVMQEL, from the coding sequence ATGAAAAAAGTACTTGTTCTGATGCTGAGCCTGGTAGCCAGTACCGCATCGTTTGCCCATGCTTCGACAGCCCCTGCTTCGGCCTCCGATACCCGCGTGGTTATGACCAACGACCATAAAATAAAACTCTACGTGCAACCGCTCCAAACCAAAGGCCAGCTTGCCATTTTGGATGCTAATGGTCAGGCTATTTACACGAGCAGTGTGGGGCTTCAGAAAGGATTGCATCAACAATTCGACGTCTCGAACTTAAGCACAGGCACCTACCGACTCACGCTGACCACGGGCGGCCAAACGGTCAGTAAGACATTTGTTGTACAGGCAAATCCGAATGAGAGTTTTGTGATGCAGGAATTATAA
- a CDS encoding LytR/AlgR family response regulator transcription factor, giving the protein MQVLIIEDEDLAALRLSRLLAELEPRMRIVETIASVEASVKYLQNEPAPDLIFMDIELADGQSFEIFEQVLVPAPVIFTTSYDAYAIKAFKVNSIDYLLKPIKQPELAASLRKYHQLNPQSEPAVRQEKAIEALIQQLRQQTQTPEYRRRFLVRHLSQWLPVDVSEIAYFHSEERVTLFRTCKGQKFSLDYPLDELEILLDPAQFFRISRQFIVSVNAVQQIHPHANHKLKLILDPAPAEDVLVSRERTAAFKTWMGK; this is encoded by the coding sequence ATGCAAGTTCTGATTATTGAAGACGAAGATTTAGCCGCCCTGCGATTGAGCCGGTTACTGGCTGAACTAGAGCCGCGAATGCGGATAGTTGAAACGATTGCGAGTGTTGAAGCGTCTGTCAAGTACCTACAAAACGAACCTGCGCCTGATCTGATCTTTATGGATATTGAGCTGGCCGATGGACAGAGTTTCGAGATTTTCGAACAGGTTCTGGTGCCTGCTCCTGTTATCTTCACCACCTCTTATGATGCGTACGCGATAAAAGCCTTCAAGGTGAACAGCATCGATTATCTGCTGAAACCCATCAAGCAGCCTGAACTGGCAGCGAGTTTGCGTAAATACCATCAACTAAATCCCCAGTCCGAACCGGCCGTGCGGCAGGAAAAAGCCATCGAAGCACTGATACAGCAGTTGCGACAGCAAACTCAGACTCCTGAGTATCGACGTCGGTTTCTGGTTCGGCATTTGTCGCAGTGGTTACCCGTTGACGTTAGCGAGATTGCCTACTTCCACTCCGAAGAGCGGGTTACGTTGTTCCGTACATGTAAAGGGCAAAAATTTTCGCTGGATTATCCACTGGACGAATTGGAAATCCTGCTCGATCCGGCGCAGTTTTTTCGGATAAGCCGACAGTTTATAGTCAGTGTCAATGCTGTACAGCAGATTCATCCGCACGCCAATCACAAACTTAAACTTATCCTCGACCCGGCCCCCGCTGAGGATGTATTGGTAAGCCGGGAACGAACAGCTGCTTTCAAAACGTGGATGGGCAAATGA
- a CDS encoding sensor histidine kinase yields the protein MKRWAKFDRYDLLIYLLNYPAVFIANYIIFGPAYFQDRSLFLGATLIVNLWGIIIFVLLTLWMKYMRFLYGAPDQFGQRLLYSMLMYVGVMMSTILVVFWIYGQLGYPYKPETIPWVLMIGFVTNVTSAGCHESIFTYNQLRESTQREYRLKQLHMQQQMDVLKQQVNPHFLFNSLNSLLTLIGENPSQAEIFTEELSSVYRYVLRANEQDLTDLATELDFINSYTHLLKTRYGAGFQLSIQVDPRFQTFQLPPLTLQLLVENAVKHNVVMKNRPLMVDIQTDGLANLHVRNNIQKKKQGVVSNGVGLTNILAKYEMLGQPRPSVREETGQFVVALPLIPA from the coding sequence ATGAAGCGGTGGGCTAAATTTGACCGATACGACTTGCTGATCTATTTGCTGAATTATCCCGCTGTATTCATTGCCAATTACATCATTTTTGGCCCTGCTTATTTTCAGGATCGGTCGCTGTTTCTGGGAGCTACGCTCATCGTCAATCTGTGGGGTATCATCATTTTCGTGTTATTGACCCTCTGGATGAAATATATGCGGTTTTTGTATGGCGCACCCGATCAGTTTGGTCAGCGGCTTCTCTACTCCATGCTGATGTACGTCGGCGTTATGATGTCGACAATTCTGGTTGTCTTCTGGATTTACGGCCAGCTTGGCTACCCATACAAGCCCGAAACCATTCCATGGGTATTGATGATCGGCTTCGTGACCAACGTTACATCGGCTGGTTGTCATGAATCGATATTCACCTATAATCAGTTGCGGGAAAGCACGCAGCGGGAGTATCGGTTGAAGCAGTTACATATGCAGCAGCAGATGGATGTACTGAAGCAGCAGGTCAATCCACATTTTCTGTTCAATAGCCTGAATTCGTTGCTTACCTTGATTGGCGAGAATCCCAGTCAGGCAGAAATCTTTACCGAAGAGCTAAGTTCGGTTTATCGCTATGTGTTGCGGGCAAATGAACAGGATCTAACCGATCTGGCTACCGAGCTGGATTTTATCAACTCATATACACATTTGCTAAAGACGCGCTACGGGGCTGGCTTTCAGTTGTCTATACAGGTCGATCCGCGCTTCCAGACGTTTCAACTGCCGCCGTTGACCTTACAGCTACTGGTCGAGAACGCCGTTAAGCATAACGTCGTAATGAAAAACAGGCCGCTTATGGTTGACATTCAAACCGATGGACTCGCCAATCTGCACGTTCGGAACAATATCCAGAAGAAAAAACAGGGGGTTGTCTCGAATGGCGTTGGCCTGACAAATATTCTGGCTAAGTACGAAATGCTGGGACAGCCCCGGCCATCGGTTCGCGAAGAAACGGGTCAGTTTGTAGTTGCCTTACCCCTGATTCCGGCTTAG